From Bacteroidota bacterium, the proteins below share one genomic window:
- the purQ gene encoding phosphoribosylformylglycinamidine synthase subunit PurQ, with protein sequence MKFGVVVFPGSNCDEDMVYVLRHRMKQPVVKLWHKDHDLQNCDFIVLPGGFSYGDYLRSGAIARFSPIMQEVIAFANKGGFVFGVCNGFQILCEAGLVPGALLRNDHSRFNCENVYVRPEHQAARLTAATKPGQALKIPIAHGEGRYYTDAETLRSMEANGQILFRYCDASGQVTPEANPNGSLGNIAGVCNAGKNVFGMMPHPERAADPELGNTDGQVLFEGLLQLVSA encoded by the coding sequence ATGAAATTCGGAGTCGTCGTTTTCCCGGGATCGAACTGTGACGAAGACATGGTCTATGTGCTGCGCCATCGGATGAAGCAACCGGTGGTGAAGTTGTGGCACAAGGACCATGATTTGCAGAACTGTGATTTCATCGTGCTGCCGGGCGGATTCAGCTACGGCGACTACCTGCGCTCCGGTGCCATCGCGCGCTTTTCTCCGATCATGCAGGAAGTCATTGCCTTTGCCAACAAGGGCGGCTTTGTCTTCGGTGTCTGCAACGGGTTCCAGATCCTCTGCGAAGCAGGCCTGGTACCCGGGGCATTGTTGCGCAACGACCATTCGCGCTTCAACTGCGAGAACGTGTATGTTCGTCCCGAGCATCAGGCTGCGCGACTGACGGCTGCGACCAAGCCCGGACAAGCGCTCAAGATCCCGATCGCACACGGAGAAGGACGCTATTACACCGACGCCGAAACATTGCGTTCCATGGAAGCAAACGGACAGATCCTGTTCCGCTACTGCGATGCTTCCGGACAAGTGACACCCGAAGCAAATCCCAACGGATCCCTCGGCAACATCGCCGGTGTGTGCAATGCCGGCAAGAACGTCTTCGGTATGATGCCCCATCCCGAACGCGCCGCCGATCCGGAGTTGGGCAACACCGACGGACAGGTTCTTTTTGAAGGATTGTTGCAACTGGTCTCCGCCTGA